Proteins encoded together in one Rhodohalobacter sp. SW132 window:
- a CDS encoding glycosyltransferase family 4 protein, which produces MKKNCGSVVVYNDILFLLSQTFMYEQVKVLAEQYDVHLLAKRFENPHSFNIDEYQQIKIDQPVHIADKVVSKLARRYYDSNLYFDTRTLLRLRKFLRKEKIKAIHAHFGPRALEILGIAKKHNIPLVVTFHGYDASSLLRDDAYAQKLPYLFEYATKIIVVSEHMINTLKLDKWKQKVHIIPCSVNADEFSADGKAKSDNKIKILHAGRIVAKKGVPDLIRVFHHLTGKIQNIELHLAGDGEELDECKELVKRFSIEEKVVFYGGVSHQKIKNLLNETDIFVLNSRTDEAGDMEGTPVTILEAMCMEKAVVSTRHAGIPYVIEDGENGLLADERDNNGLGRCLQKLIQNNELRIKMGRSARATVIESFSSKVMGQKLSEVFESI; this is translated from the coding sequence ATGAAAAAAAATTGTGGTTCTGTTGTTGTTTACAATGATATCCTGTTTTTACTGAGTCAAACGTTTATGTATGAACAGGTAAAAGTACTTGCTGAGCAATATGATGTACATCTTTTAGCCAAACGGTTTGAAAACCCTCATAGTTTCAATATCGATGAATATCAACAAATTAAAATTGATCAGCCGGTACATATTGCAGATAAAGTTGTGTCAAAACTTGCCAGAAGATATTACGATTCAAATCTTTACTTTGACACGCGTACACTTCTCCGCTTAAGGAAATTTCTTAGAAAAGAAAAAATAAAAGCAATTCATGCACATTTCGGGCCAAGGGCACTTGAGATTCTTGGAATAGCCAAAAAACACAATATTCCACTTGTGGTAACTTTTCATGGGTATGATGCCTCATCATTACTAAGAGACGACGCGTATGCACAAAAATTACCGTATCTTTTTGAATATGCAACAAAAATCATCGTGGTGAGTGAGCATATGATAAACACGCTAAAACTGGATAAATGGAAGCAGAAAGTACACATTATTCCATGTTCCGTTAATGCGGATGAATTTAGTGCAGATGGCAAGGCAAAAAGCGATAATAAAATAAAAATTCTACATGCTGGAAGAATTGTGGCGAAAAAAGGTGTCCCTGATTTGATCAGAGTATTTCACCATCTCACTGGGAAGATTCAGAATATTGAACTTCATCTTGCCGGAGATGGAGAAGAACTTGATGAGTGTAAAGAGCTGGTAAAAAGGTTTTCAATTGAAGAGAAAGTTGTTTTCTATGGTGGTGTATCTCATCAAAAAATTAAAAATTTACTTAACGAAACAGATATTTTTGTTTTAAATAGCAGAACTGATGAAGCAGGGGATATGGAAGGTACGCCTGTTACTATTCTTGAAGCTATGTGTATGGAGAAGGCTGTGGTTTCTACACGGCACGCCGGTATTCCGTATGTAATTGAAGACGGGGAAAATGGTCTGCTTGCTGATGAGAGAGATAACAATGGACTAGGAAGGTGTCTGCAAAAATTGATACAAAATAATGAGCTCAGAATAAAAATGGGCAGATCAGCAAGAGCTACTGTCATTGAATCTTTTTCATCAAAAGTGATGGGTCAAAAACTAAGCGAAGTATTTGAAAGTATCTGA
- a CDS encoding glycosyltransferase family 2 protein — MGIAPIFSVIIPVYNNWEQLQLCLDALSKQTVDSEKFEIIVVDNASTRSRPDHFRMPDHAILKFESEPGSYAARNRGAEFANGKYLAFTDSDCIPDKNWLQHAFNLFEESRCDSIGGEIKIFRTEDGRKHAYIYESYNAFKQEQWVPEGKSCTANHFVKKKVFNEVNGFDTTLKSGGDWEFSNRCVSLGYQMEYGADVIVLHPARKNLKAMLKKHYRHICWASVIVREKYNCGQLRVLLSSTKGALLGLFKKKPYVKNLKHRFVLLYIDFIKMGMQIGVNVFLLMRLIKPEQVRE; from the coding sequence ATGGGAATTGCCCCGATATTTTCCGTTATAATACCGGTATACAACAATTGGGAACAGCTTCAGTTATGCCTGGATGCACTTTCAAAACAAACTGTTGATTCAGAAAAATTTGAGATTATTGTTGTAGATAATGCATCAACCAGATCAAGACCGGATCATTTCAGAATGCCTGATCATGCAATCCTTAAATTTGAATCTGAGCCGGGTTCTTATGCTGCAAGGAACCGGGGTGCAGAGTTTGCAAATGGGAAATATCTTGCATTTACAGATTCTGACTGCATACCAGATAAAAACTGGTTGCAGCATGCTTTTAACTTATTTGAAGAATCGCGTTGTGATAGTATTGGCGGAGAAATTAAAATCTTCAGAACTGAGGATGGCCGCAAACACGCCTATATTTATGAGAGTTACAACGCCTTTAAACAGGAACAGTGGGTACCGGAAGGAAAAAGCTGTACGGCAAATCATTTTGTGAAAAAAAAGGTGTTTAATGAAGTCAATGGATTCGATACCACTCTGAAATCCGGAGGGGACTGGGAATTTTCCAATCGCTGCGTCAGCCTTGGTTATCAGATGGAGTACGGAGCAGATGTAATCGTATTGCATCCGGCAAGAAAAAACCTGAAAGCGATGCTGAAAAAGCATTATCGGCATATCTGCTGGGCTTCGGTAATTGTACGTGAAAAATACAATTGCGGACAACTTAGAGTTCTGCTGTCATCAACAAAAGGTGCTTTGCTTGGATTATTCAAAAAGAAACCATACGTAAAAAATTTAAAACACAGATTTGTATTACTCTATATCGATTTCATCAAAATGGGTATGCAAATTGGTGTAAACGTGTTTTTGTTGATGAGGCTTATCAAGCCAGAGCAGGTAAGAGAATAG
- a CDS encoding glycosyltransferase family 25 protein translates to MSVFETLNQTFDNIYIMTLERSVDRHPVFKKRLAGLDYEIFWGVDGQKLDIRELEEKGLYDSEKAKFIKKELKLPQRDLSMSILGCALSHVGIYKDAIKNGYEKVLIMEDDITIDQSKNQHLKQALDELPPDWELLYLGYLQNNNELSWKARLRINLIYPVLSKLGNKKYNPHTYRCKFPRHYSENLEIPGFHYGAHAYGVTLEGVKKILDEQTPIVREADNAISEMCMHESINAFRVKERVFHQDREQFESQISS, encoded by the coding sequence ATGTCAGTTTTTGAAACCCTGAATCAAACATTCGATAATATTTATATTATGACACTGGAGCGAAGTGTCGACCGGCACCCGGTTTTTAAAAAAAGGCTGGCTGGATTAGACTATGAGATTTTCTGGGGTGTGGACGGCCAAAAACTGGATATCCGGGAACTGGAAGAAAAGGGGCTTTACGATTCAGAAAAGGCAAAATTCATAAAAAAAGAACTGAAATTACCGCAGCGTGATTTGTCGATGAGCATCCTGGGGTGCGCTCTCTCACATGTCGGTATCTACAAAGATGCGATTAAAAACGGGTATGAAAAAGTTCTGATCATGGAAGATGATATCACCATTGATCAGAGCAAAAATCAACACCTGAAGCAGGCACTCGATGAACTGCCTCCTGACTGGGAATTACTCTACCTTGGGTATCTTCAAAACAATAATGAACTATCGTGGAAGGCGAGGCTCAGAATCAATCTAATTTACCCGGTATTATCAAAGCTTGGAAACAAGAAATATAATCCACACACCTACAGGTGTAAATTTCCCCGGCATTACTCAGAGAATCTGGAAATCCCGGGTTTTCATTATGGTGCGCACGCCTACGGGGTGACACTTGAAGGCGTAAAAAAAATACTGGATGAACAGACCCCTATTGTGCGGGAAGCGGACAATGCCATCAGCGAAATGTGTATGCATGAATCCATTAACGCGTTCAGAGTGAAGGAAAGGGTTTTTCACCAGGACAGAGAGCAGTTTGAAAGTCAGATCAGCAGTTAA
- a CDS encoding sulfotransferase, translating into MSLNKKVNGWYRRGLYLRREWIAYYCKLFKQDSLEQHRVVIFGQGRTGSTLLEDLIFKTGHFQKHGELFHKSRGQILFPLPFIRGLARRRPEENFIFHVKIYQLVNDRRRPEDTARFLKALYASGWKIIYLSRRNKVKHVLSNYVHNARGASHKFNDKKEEIELQIDPEGFLTWVKERERFTEEEKKALQGLEYIEVVYEDDLEKQEMHQGTVDRILDELSLERKKVQTRHKKVNSQPLDCLIKNYDQFKKHLTDHGLAKYL; encoded by the coding sequence GTGTCACTAAATAAAAAAGTAAATGGTTGGTACAGGCGGGGACTCTACTTACGAAGAGAATGGATTGCCTATTATTGTAAACTCTTTAAACAGGACTCTCTTGAGCAGCACCGGGTGGTGATTTTTGGACAGGGGCGAACCGGCAGTACCCTGCTGGAAGACCTGATCTTTAAAACAGGCCATTTTCAGAAACATGGAGAGCTGTTTCATAAATCAAGAGGTCAGATTCTTTTTCCACTCCCGTTTATCCGGGGACTCGCAAGGAGAAGACCTGAGGAGAATTTTATTTTTCACGTAAAAATTTACCAGCTGGTCAATGACCGTCGCCGACCTGAAGACACGGCCCGTTTTCTGAAAGCGTTGTACGCCTCCGGATGGAAAATTATATATCTCAGCAGAAGGAACAAGGTAAAGCATGTACTCTCTAACTATGTGCACAATGCACGCGGCGCAAGTCATAAATTCAATGATAAAAAAGAAGAAATTGAGCTGCAGATCGATCCGGAAGGATTTCTAACCTGGGTTAAAGAGAGAGAACGGTTTACAGAAGAGGAAAAAAAAGCTTTACAGGGACTGGAGTATATTGAAGTTGTCTACGAAGATGACCTTGAAAAACAGGAGATGCACCAGGGTACGGTGGATCGAATACTTGATGAGCTGTCATTGGAGAGAAAAAAAGTTCAAACACGCCATAAAAAAGTAAACAGTCAACCATTGGACTGTTTAATTAAAAACTACGATCAGTTTAAAAAACACCTGACCGATCATGGCCTCGCGAAATACCTGTAG